The following are encoded together in the bacterium Unc6 genome:
- a CDS encoding phosphate ABC transporter, permease protein PstA, with translation MHGKRIEEIFFKFLMLFSTFIVVGSLVLILAVIFLKGLPALNLDMLIKTPEGGYYIGKEGGILNAILGSIVLGFGATFLAFLVSMPMVFYLNLYLKKNSKLALVVRLFLDILWGIPSIVYGAFGFTLMVFFGLRASLLAGMITVALLIIPIMARSMDEILKMIPLELKEASFSLGATRLETATKIIFKQAMPGILTAVLIAFGRGIGDAASVLFTAGFTDFLPYSLFRPVATLPLAIFFQLGTPFPEVQQRGYASAIVLTVLLLTISIVSRLLSKKFSKHIIR, from the coding sequence ATGCACGGCAAGAGAATTGAAGAAATTTTTTTTAAGTTTCTTATGCTCTTTTCTACATTTATAGTTGTTGGAAGTTTAGTTCTGATTCTTGCGGTAATCTTTTTGAAAGGGTTGCCGGCGCTGAATCTGGATATGCTTATTAAGACACCAGAAGGCGGATATTATATAGGTAAAGAAGGCGGTATACTCAATGCTATTTTAGGTTCAATTGTTTTGGGATTTGGAGCAACATTTTTGGCTTTTTTAGTCAGTATGCCGATGGTTTTTTACTTAAATTTGTATTTGAAAAAAAATTCAAAACTTGCTTTGGTTGTGCGGCTTTTCCTTGATATTTTGTGGGGCATTCCATCAATCGTCTACGGAGCATTCGGCTTTACTTTAATGGTATTTTTTGGACTTCGCGCTTCGCTATTAGCAGGTATGATTACCGTTGCTTTATTGATAATTCCGATAATGGCAAGAAGTATGGATGAGATCTTAAAAATGATACCGCTGGAATTGAAAGAGGCATCTTTTAGTTTGGGGGCAACCAGATTAGAGACCGCAACAAAAATTATTTTTAAGCAGGCGATGCCCGGGATATTAACGGCAGTCCTTATTGCTTTCGGACGCGGTATCGGTGACGCTGCCTCGGTATTATTCACAGCAGGTTTTACCGATTTCCTGCCTTATTCGTTGTTTAGGCCGGTTGCGACTTTACCTCTGGCGATATTTTTCCAGTTGGGAACTCCTTTTCCGGAAGTGCAGCAGCGCGGATATGCCTCGGCTATAGTGTTGACGGTCCTGCTTTTAACTATCAGTATTGTTTCCAGGTTATTGTCAAAAAAATTTAGTAAACATATTATTAGATAG
- a CDS encoding hydroxymethylbilane synthase, whose translation MGKNYRVGTRTSPLALKQVEEVVNNLKKFYPDLNVKIIGIDTYGDKDKFTPISQIEGTDFFTKEIDEALLRGEIDFSVHSAKDLPDNLAPGLFIAAITKSIDPYDALVSKNNLTLDELKVGAKIGTSSLRRKTHLKNYRDDFHIVDIRGNIGERLKMLDETDLDAIVVAACGLIRLGLEDRISQRIPFEILIPHPLQGSLAVVRRAEDLHLHNLLSAIDSREAVLL comes from the coding sequence ATGGGAAAGAATTACAGAGTTGGAACAAGAACCAGCCCTCTTGCACTTAAGCAGGTAGAAGAGGTTGTAAACAATTTAAAGAAATTCTACCCTGATCTTAATGTAAAGATTATAGGTATAGATACATATGGCGATAAGGATAAGTTTACGCCTATATCGCAAATAGAAGGAACAGACTTTTTTACAAAAGAAATAGATGAGGCACTTTTAAGGGGTGAGATTGATTTTTCTGTCCACAGTGCAAAGGACTTACCGGATAATTTGGCGCCTGGACTTTTTATCGCGGCCATTACAAAGTCTATTGATCCTTACGATGCCCTGGTTTCAAAGAATAATCTAACCCTTGATGAACTGAAGGTGGGCGCAAAAATAGGGACAAGTAGTTTGAGAAGAAAAACCCATCTTAAAAATTATCGTGATGATTTTCATATTGTGGATATCCGCGGTAATATCGGGGAGAGATTAAAGATGCTTGATGAAACAGACTTAGATGCTATTGTGGTTGCTGCTTGTGGCCTGATTAGGTTGGGGCTGGAAGATAGGATTTCCCAAAGGATACCATTTGAGATCCTTATTCCTCATCCTTTACAAGGGTCTTTGGCAGTTGTCAGAAGAGCCGAAGATTTACATCTGCATAACTTGCTTTCAGCAATCGATTCCCGGGAGGCGGTTTTATTATGA
- a CDS encoding CusA/CzcA family heavy metal efflux RND transporter: protein MEKIIQFSLRHKFLVVLGFVGICIAGFISLTRLPIDAFPDVSPNLVQVFAEVEGTAPEEIEALVTRPIEVAMLGLPGVQRLRSLSSFGLSTVKVYFEDDVDIYFARQLVSERLKVAEEAIPDGLKIHHGLEMGPIASGMGKILSYYVEGDEYSNVDLRTFQDWIIKPDIQTVPGVAEVITQGGNVRQYQIKIYPAQLLKYDLTMEDIIEAVQQNNLNVGAGIMKKGSEEWIIRSLGLIETVSDIENIVIGIEDGVPVYVRDVARVEFGAAFRRGIASMDGQKEIVTGSVYKLHGANSFEVIGRLKERIKEINEILPPGVRIITFYDQSSLVKSSIHTVREALTLGFILVSLVVFVFLGKFRNTLIVVFSLPFSMLLAFILMHRYGIPGDLISFGGVAIALGMIVDATIIMVEKIQSSLQENSDTGSVTGVILSAGKEVGPPILFAVFIIIAVFIPIFTLGGVEGKMFRPLAFAVTMTMLGSLLYSLIVAPAFCSLLHKRKSEEKKKKPIFSIALKFYRAVLMFFLPRRLLVVSTMVILLVLGGLVFTRLGKEFIPTLQEGTIQVLVYMDPNISLKEISSIATKLEKEILTIPEVKRVVSDIGYGEVGPHIHHTNFACITVDLYPRDKWKTVKTQEELVSKIDRRIADFPGASISFSQPIQHEIDDLIAGAGTQVVVKLFGLDFDILRQKAAEIEGVLSTIKGVADLRTEQVVGQTQVQIDINRDEVARHGLNIYEIQHAIHDAIGGEEVGKVFEEEKIFGITVRFAEPYRKDIKSIRNLLVRTPAGYNVPLEQLADIGTVTGIRQVTREDARRFISIQCNVRGRDAGGFVEEAQKRIAEAVSIPSGYRISWGGQFELHQAANRRLSVVVPITLFLILVLLYILFNSFKNVLLIILNIPLALVGGIFALAMFGENLSIPSSIGFIALFGITMTNGLVLITSFEYLKKEGLVLKEVIIEGSLSRLRAVLMATITTVLGLLPLIITTGVGSEIQRPLAIVVVGGLVSSTLLTLIVLPVIYSWMSSRKKIVNGAY from the coding sequence ATTGAGAAAATTATTCAGTTTTCATTAAGACACAAATTCTTAGTAGTGCTGGGGTTTGTGGGGATTTGTATTGCCGGATTTATCTCCCTTACCCGGCTGCCTATTGACGCCTTTCCCGATGTCAGTCCCAACCTGGTGCAGGTATTTGCTGAGGTTGAAGGAACAGCTCCCGAAGAGATTGAAGCGTTAGTTACCCGACCAATTGAGGTTGCGATGTTAGGGCTGCCCGGTGTCCAACGGCTCCGTTCACTCTCGTCATTTGGACTCTCCACGGTAAAGGTCTATTTTGAGGATGATGTGGACATATACTTTGCCCGGCAACTTGTTTCCGAGAGACTTAAAGTAGCCGAAGAAGCTATTCCGGACGGATTAAAGATACATCATGGTCTGGAAATGGGACCAATCGCCAGCGGAATGGGGAAAATCCTTTCCTACTATGTTGAAGGGGACGAATATAGCAATGTTGATTTGCGCACATTTCAGGACTGGATTATTAAACCCGACATTCAAACTGTGCCCGGTGTTGCCGAGGTTATCACTCAGGGAGGCAATGTTAGACAGTATCAGATAAAGATATATCCCGCTCAACTTTTGAAATACGATTTAACAATGGAGGATATAATTGAGGCGGTTCAGCAAAATAACCTGAATGTAGGCGCTGGTATTATGAAAAAAGGAAGTGAAGAATGGATTATCCGAAGTTTGGGGTTGATTGAAACCGTTAGTGATATTGAGAATATTGTTATCGGTATTGAAGATGGAGTTCCTGTTTATGTAAGGGATGTGGCAAGGGTGGAATTTGGAGCCGCTTTTAGGCGCGGCATTGCCTCTATGGATGGTCAAAAGGAGATTGTGACCGGAAGCGTCTATAAACTTCATGGAGCAAATTCCTTTGAGGTGATTGGCCGTCTGAAAGAACGAATAAAAGAGATCAATGAAATCTTACCTCCCGGTGTCCGAATAATTACTTTCTACGACCAGTCCTCTCTGGTTAAAAGCAGTATACACACCGTCAGAGAAGCACTTACTTTAGGGTTTATTTTGGTTTCTCTTGTTGTATTTGTTTTTTTGGGTAAATTCCGCAATACCTTAATAGTGGTCTTTTCACTGCCTTTTTCAATGTTATTGGCATTTATTTTGATGCACCGCTATGGAATACCCGGCGACCTGATATCTTTTGGGGGAGTAGCGATTGCTCTGGGTATGATAGTTGATGCCACTATTATAATGGTAGAAAAGATCCAATCATCCCTGCAGGAGAATTCTGATACCGGTTCAGTCACAGGAGTGATTTTATCTGCTGGTAAAGAAGTTGGACCTCCCATACTTTTTGCCGTTTTTATTATCATTGCTGTCTTTATACCCATCTTTACTCTTGGGGGTGTGGAAGGAAAAATGTTTAGACCGCTGGCTTTTGCGGTGACTATGACTATGCTCGGTTCTTTGCTCTATTCTCTGATTGTCGCTCCCGCATTTTGCAGTTTACTCCACAAAAGGAAGAGTGAAGAGAAGAAAAAGAAACCCATTTTTTCCATAGCCCTTAAATTTTACAGGGCAGTGTTGATGTTTTTTCTCCCCCGCCGCTTGTTGGTTGTTTCTACAATGGTTATTCTACTTGTCTTGGGCGGGCTGGTTTTTACCCGGCTTGGCAAAGAGTTCATCCCTACCCTTCAGGAAGGGACAATTCAGGTCTTAGTATATATGGACCCCAACATATCCTTGAAAGAAATCAGTAGTATTGCAACAAAATTAGAAAAAGAGATCTTGACTATTCCAGAGGTTAAACGGGTTGTTTCCGACATTGGTTACGGGGAGGTTGGTCCTCATATACATCACACCAATTTTGCCTGTATAACCGTTGACCTATATCCCAGGGATAAGTGGAAAACGGTTAAAACCCAGGAAGAACTTGTTTCCAAAATTGACCGCCGTATTGCTGATTTTCCAGGCGCTTCAATCAGTTTTTCCCAGCCAATCCAGCACGAGATTGATGATTTGATAGCCGGTGCCGGGACCCAGGTGGTAGTGAAACTATTTGGACTGGATTTTGATATTCTCCGTCAAAAAGCAGCGGAAATAGAAGGAGTCCTTTCCACAATAAAGGGAGTGGCTGATTTAAGGACCGAGCAGGTAGTTGGCCAAACCCAGGTCCAGATAGATATAAACCGTGATGAAGTAGCACGTCATGGACTGAATATTTACGAGATACAGCATGCAATCCACGACGCCATAGGGGGAGAGGAGGTCGGCAAGGTTTTTGAAGAAGAGAAAATATTCGGCATCACGGTTAGATTTGCCGAGCCCTACCGCAAAGACATTAAGTCAATAAGAAACCTACTTGTTCGCACTCCTGCCGGGTATAATGTGCCGCTTGAACAACTGGCGGACATCGGCACGGTTACCGGCATTAGACAGGTAACCCGTGAAGATGCCCGCCGGTTTATCTCCATTCAGTGTAATGTCAGAGGACGGGATGCCGGTGGTTTTGTAGAGGAAGCGCAGAAAAGAATAGCAGAGGCGGTAAGCATTCCTTCGGGGTACAGGATTTCCTGGGGTGGACAATTTGAATTGCATCAGGCAGCAAACCGGAGATTATCGGTTGTCGTTCCGATTACCCTGTTTCTGATTCTCGTGCTCCTTTACATTTTATTTAATTCATTTAAGAATGTTCTTTTAATTATACTGAACATACCGTTGGCATTGGTAGGCGGGATATTTGCCCTTGCTATGTTTGGGGAGAATTTGAGTATCCCCTCTTCTATTGGATTTATCGCGCTTTTTGGAATTACCATGACAAACGGTTTGGTACTAATAACGAGTTTTGAATATCTAAAAAAAGAAGGTCTTGTTTTGAAAGAAGTAATAATTGAGGGTTCTCTGTCAAGATTAAGGGCGGTTTTAATGGCTACGATAACCACTGTACTGGGATTACTCCCCTTAATTATAACTACCGGAGTGGGCTCGGAAATACAGAGACCCTTAGCCATTGTAGTAGTAGGCGGACTTGTTTCCTCTACTTTACTAACCCTGATTGTTTTACCCGTGATTTATAGCTGGATGTCTTCAAGAAAAAAGATAGTAAATGGAGCTTACTGA
- a CDS encoding uroporphyrinogen-III C-methyltransferase has protein sequence MKGKVYLVGAGPGKPDLITVRGLNILKESDVVIYDYLVDKSLLGYTKDGAELICCDELGKKRYANGFLVHQNKINNLLIRKAKEEKKVARLKNGDPSIFSRYSQELEVLTKNKIEFEVVPGVTAAVAAAGLSGIPLTDRKLASSCVFVTGHEDPTKKESLLDWDSLAKIGTLVLYMAIENLDEIVSKLLKCGRDENTPVAIIQDASLITQRILTSTLKNIAKKAKEQGLKPPAIVIVGKIAKLEKEFNWLRKGKWVLFTGLSQERFFNKGVYFHLPLIKIEPLYNYREFDNYVENIRNFDWIVFASRYGVEYFFKRLKAIGYDSRLLSNIKIGAIGNSTKNRLLDFGIIADLVPKKESAEGLVTEFKNLDIEGKRIFLPRSDISDKGLEKAFKKLGARVTTSFAYKNVMPEDLPDLELNTFNEIMFTSPSAVRNFKRRYKKIPQSVKVRCIGDVTLKEAKKWHLID, from the coding sequence ATGAAAGGCAAAGTTTATTTAGTGGGTGCAGGACCTGGTAAGCCTGATTTAATAACTGTAAGAGGACTTAATATCCTTAAAGAGTCGGATGTGGTTATTTATGACTACCTCGTAGATAAGAGTCTTTTAGGATATACAAAAGATGGCGCAGAATTAATCTGTTGCGATGAATTAGGTAAGAAACGCTACGCTAATGGTTTTTTAGTTCATCAGAATAAAATTAATAATTTGTTAATCAGGAAGGCCAAAGAAGAAAAGAAGGTGGCAAGGCTAAAGAACGGTGATCCCTCAATATTTAGCAGGTATTCTCAGGAACTTGAGGTCTTAACCAAAAATAAAATAGAATTTGAAGTAGTCCCGGGGGTTACTGCCGCAGTTGCGGCTGCGGGTCTAAGTGGCATACCTTTAACCGATAGAAAACTTGCTTCCAGTTGTGTCTTTGTTACCGGTCATGAGGACCCGACGAAGAAAGAAAGTTTGCTTGATTGGGATTCACTGGCAAAAATTGGCACATTAGTTCTTTATATGGCAATAGAGAATTTGGATGAAATAGTTTCCAAGTTACTTAAGTGCGGAAGGGATGAGAATACACCAGTGGCAATAATCCAGGATGCCAGTTTAATAACCCAGAGAATTTTAACCAGCACCTTAAAAAATATTGCGAAAAAGGCCAAAGAGCAAGGTTTAAAACCGCCGGCAATAGTTATTGTTGGCAAGATAGCAAAGTTAGAGAAGGAATTTAACTGGCTGAGGAAAGGTAAGTGGGTTTTGTTTACCGGTTTGTCGCAGGAGAGATTTTTCAATAAAGGCGTTTATTTTCATCTTCCTTTAATTAAGATCGAGCCCTTATATAACTATAGGGAATTTGATAATTATGTAGAGAATATCAGGAATTTTGACTGGATAGTATTTGCCAGCCGATACGGCGTAGAGTACTTCTTCAAGAGGTTGAAAGCGATAGGTTATGATTCAAGGTTGCTTTCAAATATAAAGATTGGAGCTATCGGGAATTCTACAAAAAATAGACTCTTAGACTTTGGAATTATAGCGGATTTGGTACCTAAGAAAGAATCCGCGGAAGGCTTGGTTACGGAATTTAAGAACTTAGACATAGAAGGCAAAAGGATATTTTTACCCCGTTCAGATATTTCGGATAAAGGTTTGGAGAAGGCATTCAAAAAATTAGGAGCAAGAGTAACTACCAGTTTCGCTTATAAAAATGTAATGCCTGAGGATTTGCCAGACTTAGAGTTAAATACTTTTAATGAGATTATGTTTACCAGCCCCTCTGCGGTTAGAAATTTTAAGCGAAGATATAAAAAAATACCCCAAAGTGTAAAAGTTAGATGTATTGGTGATGTAACCTTAAAAGAGGCAAAAAAATGGCATTTAATAGATTAA
- a CDS encoding phosphate ABC transporter permease subunit PstC, translating to MNARKFKDIVAQRVMFLFCLFVLSITFLMVFGLYWRSKPVLAVNNLKEILFSVTWSPTSGQFGLASFIVGTFWVTVIAMVIAVPLSVLTAIFLSEYAPKKIREVIKPIIDLLAGISPVVYGVWGMIAIVPLVRDYLMPFFSEGLPFFPFRSNNYTGFTALTAGIVLAVMVFPLIISVVEEVIGAVPVEMREASLSLGATQWQTTRFVVLRKVRSGIIAAVILGLSRAFGETMAVLMVAGCAMHIFPKSIFDPVYPLPALIANTYGEMMSIPLYDSALLLVAFILLIVTILFNILGRVILFHIERGES from the coding sequence ATGAATGCCAGAAAATTCAAAGATATTGTTGCGCAGAGAGTAATGTTTTTATTCTGTTTATTTGTTTTGAGTATTACTTTTCTGATGGTATTTGGTTTATATTGGAGGTCAAAACCGGTATTGGCGGTAAATAACTTAAAAGAGATACTTTTTTCAGTAACATGGTCTCCTACTTCCGGGCAATTCGGTCTGGCAAGTTTTATTGTTGGAACTTTTTGGGTGACCGTAATTGCAATGGTTATTGCGGTGCCTTTAAGTGTTTTGACAGCAATTTTTCTTTCTGAATATGCGCCGAAAAAGATTCGTGAAGTTATTAAACCGATAATTGATTTATTAGCAGGAATTTCGCCGGTTGTCTACGGCGTTTGGGGGATGATTGCCATCGTGCCGTTGGTGCGGGACTATCTTATGCCTTTTTTCAGCGAGGGATTGCCGTTTTTTCCGTTTCGCTCCAATAATTATACCGGTTTTACCGCTTTAACCGCCGGTATCGTTTTGGCAGTGATGGTTTTCCCCTTAATTATTTCCGTTGTTGAAGAAGTAATCGGAGCAGTTCCTGTTGAGATGAGAGAGGCATCATTGTCTTTAGGTGCCACACAGTGGCAGACAACAAGGTTTGTCGTCTTAAGAAAAGTGCGTTCAGGCATTATTGCAGCAGTAATTTTAGGGTTATCCAGGGCTTTTGGCGAAACAATGGCTGTCTTGATGGTCGCCGGATGTGCTATGCACATATTTCCTAAATCAATTTTTGATCCTGTCTATCCTTTACCTGCACTTATTGCAAATACTTACGGCGAGATGATGTCTATACCTTTATACGATTCGGCGCTGCTTCTGGTAGCATTTATCCTTCTGATAGTGACAATTTTATTCAATATACTTGGTCGGGTAATTTTATTTCACATTGAAAGAGGAGAATCCTGA
- a CDS encoding phosphate ABC transporter ATP-binding protein — translation MESAKTHINIKNLNVFYDDHHALKDITVDIPEKNITAIIGPSGCGKTTLLKSFNRLLELQNSVKISGEILFNGENIYGNRTDVIYLRKKIGLLPQKPYPLPMSIYDNVAYGLRIHGRTGKKFLDEKVRHYLKEAGLWNEVKDRLRTSAAKLSLGQQQRLCLARGLAVEPEAILADEPTSSLDPVSSERIEKKLLELKKDYTVIIVTHNIQQAMRLADYVIFLYLGQLIENDLAKNVFKKPKEEMTSAYINGEFLDEIWVKRTFDLTGKVSDGGRYLKDFHDYKKK, via the coding sequence ATGGAATCTGCGAAAACGCATATAAACATAAAAAATCTTAATGTATTTTATGACGATCATCACGCATTAAAGGATATAACTGTCGATATTCCGGAGAAAAATATAACTGCTATAATCGGACCGTCCGGTTGCGGCAAAACAACTTTATTGAAGTCATTTAACAGACTCTTGGAGTTGCAAAACAGTGTTAAAATATCAGGGGAGATTTTATTTAACGGTGAAAATATTTACGGTAATAGAACCGATGTAATTTATCTCAGAAAAAAGATAGGATTGCTTCCCCAGAAACCGTATCCACTGCCGATGTCAATATATGACAATGTTGCATATGGTTTGAGGATTCACGGTCGCACAGGAAAAAAATTTCTGGATGAAAAAGTCCGGCATTATCTGAAAGAAGCAGGTCTATGGAATGAAGTAAAAGATAGATTAAGGACATCTGCGGCAAAATTATCGTTAGGGCAACAGCAAAGATTATGCCTTGCAAGAGGACTTGCCGTTGAACCGGAAGCAATTCTTGCCGATGAACCCACTTCATCATTAGATCCCGTTTCATCGGAACGTATAGAAAAGAAATTGTTGGAATTAAAGAAAGACTATACTGTAATAATAGTTACTCATAACATTCAACAAGCAATGCGGCTTGCAGACTACGTAATTTTTCTTTATTTAGGCCAGTTGATTGAAAATGATTTGGCGAAGAATGTTTTCAAGAAACCAAAAGAAGAGATGACGTCTGCGTACATAAATGGTGAGTTTTTAGATGAAATTTGGGTAAAACGAACTTTTGATTTAACAGGAAAAGTTTCCGATGGGGGGAGGTATTTAAAAGATTTCCATGATTATAAAAAAAAATAA
- a CDS encoding glutamyl-tRNA reductase, with product MLMLVGTNHKFSPIELRERLSFSKKRLKDALSLLREWQIFKGAVILSTCNRVEIYASTENLKVARAHIINFLSRYHEIEIEKILPYLYIYEGEEAVRHLFSVTCGLDSLILGETQISGQVKHAYLETEDIAFADKFLTKIFNHALTLASMIHKETKISEGKISVGGIAIDFIRKRLGNLSHKSILIIGVGKVTELVLRYLKKEKPNVVFISSRSFEKAKALASQINAVAVRFDRLRESLKMADVVITATASPHFIIKKETLAGLINRELLIVDLALPRDVDPLVKEIMGIELFCLEDLDTVIEENMKIKKREAQKAKKIIDIEVERLWERITELEQEPALLHLSR from the coding sequence ATGTTGATGCTAGTAGGCACAAATCATAAATTTAGCCCCATTGAATTAAGAGAAAGGCTTTCTTTTTCCAAAAAGAGGTTAAAAGATGCACTTTCTCTCTTAAGGGAATGGCAAATATTTAAGGGAGCGGTTATTCTTTCTACTTGTAACCGAGTGGAGATTTATGCTAGCACAGAAAATCTCAAAGTTGCAAGAGCCCATATAATAAATTTTCTTTCGCGATACCATGAGATTGAGATAGAAAAAATTTTACCTTATCTCTATATATATGAGGGCGAAGAAGCGGTTAGACACTTATTTTCGGTCACTTGCGGTCTAGATTCGTTGATTCTTGGTGAGACACAAATTTCAGGGCAAGTTAAACATGCATATCTTGAAACAGAAGATATTGCTTTTGCTGATAAGTTCTTGACCAAGATTTTTAATCATGCTCTAACTTTAGCTAGTATGATACACAAAGAGACCAAAATATCTGAAGGAAAAATTTCGGTAGGAGGCATTGCTATAGATTTTATAAGAAAGCGATTAGGCAACCTATCGCACAAGAGCATTCTAATTATTGGAGTAGGGAAGGTTACAGAATTAGTTTTGAGGTACCTAAAAAAAGAAAAACCCAATGTGGTCTTTATCTCCAGTCGATCTTTTGAAAAGGCAAAGGCATTGGCAAGTCAGATTAATGCTGTGGCTGTAAGATTCGATAGATTAAGAGAGTCTTTGAAAATGGCGGATGTAGTCATAACCGCTACAGCAAGCCCACATTTTATTATTAAAAAGGAGACCTTAGCAGGCCTTATTAATCGGGAGCTTCTTATAGTTGACCTTGCTTTACCAAGAGACGTTGATCCTCTAGTAAAAGAGATAATGGGTATTGAGCTTTTTTGTTTAGAAGATTTAGATACTGTAATTGAAGAAAATATGAAGATAAAGAAACGAGAAGCACAAAAGGCTAAAAAGATTATAGATATAGAGGTGGAAAGATTATGGGAAAGAATTACAGAGTTGGAACAAGAACCAGCCCTCTTGCACTTAAGCAGGTAG